A region of Lycium barbarum isolate Lr01 chromosome 3, ASM1917538v2, whole genome shotgun sequence DNA encodes the following proteins:
- the LOC132633609 gene encoding FRIGIDA-like protein 4a codes for MAAETGSNPEQIEGFFNKLDARKTLLTTISDLHKTLTAHFTNIDRALSKKSETLDAQIKAFKEKTDDALLKLQNREDALPDRESSMTAGIAEKKDAAISEINENGESLGDDLSLSEMLRIYCTRMDASGLVRFLHTKRKESAVLRTEIAPALHSSVDPMRLILDAAEEFVAMKVEGKIRMAERRWACDTLFQSVVPVVEGDYGAGRSLKERAARVLEKWKGVLGGGDRNSGVGAAEATMFLQLVIAFALREKFEEGFLRKLVMEFASRKDMPKLAVALGFGNKIADIIEELVKSGKEIEAVYFASESGLAEQYPPLSLLKAYLRNCRRNANNISRKAKFNSAAVERANSSELEATKAIIKCVEDHKLEAEFSLEGLRTRVTELEQAKAEKKKGTAPLSSKPSKKRARGSGTGRSSDPSTSRPVKSGRLSNASSSSFRSRNPLQSHQVPAARYSGVPHTYTSQIVYEAPSTVSYNPAYSGTHTQSPVAVAPQYGYALQEAGAYSGTHTQSPVALPPQYGYAHQEAGVSGARSYVGSYGGQSGYSGYDYTHAAPASAYPPSYPPQ; via the exons ATGGCGGCAGAAACGGGAAGCAACCCTGAACAGATAGAGGGCTTCTTCAACAAGCTCGACGCTCGGAAAACCCTACTGACCACCATCTCCGACCTCCACAAGACCTTGACCGCCCACTTCACCAACATAGACAGAGCCCTCTCCAAGAAATCGGAAACCCTCGACGCCCAAATCAAAGCGTTCAAGGAGAAGACCGATGATGCCCTCCTGAAGCTCCAGAACCGCGAGGATGCCCTCCCGGACAGAGAATCGAGCATGACTGCTGGCATCGCGGAGAAGAAGGATGCTGCCATTTCGGAGATTAATGAGAATGGTGAGAGTTTGGGGGATGATTTAAGCTTGTCTGAAATGTTGCGGATTTACTGCACCAGAATGGATGCCAGCGGCCTCGTCAGATTCCTTCACACCAAGCGTAAGGAGTCTGCTGTTTTGAGGACGGAGATTGCCCCTGCCCTCCACAGCTCTGTGGACCCCATGAG GTTGATCTTGGATGCAGCAGAGGAGTTTGTGGCAATGAAGGTTGAGGGGAAGATAAGAATGGCAGAAAGAAGGTGGGCATGTGATACATTATTTCAGTCAGTGGTTCCAGTTGTGGAAGGGGATTATGGTGCTGGGAGGAGTTTAAAGGAGAGAGCAGCCAGAGTGTTGGAGAAATGGAAGGGAGTTTTGGGTGGTGGGGACAGGAACAGTGGAGTTGGCGCTGCTGAAGCAACAATGTTTTTGCAGTTAGTTATAGCATTTGCACTAAGAGAAAAGTTTGAGGAGGGGTTTCTAAGGAAGCTGGTGATGGAGTTTGCTAGCAGGAAAGATATGCCTAAGCTTGCGGTTGCCTTGGGATTTGGGAACAAAATAGCAG ATATTATTGAAGAGCTGGTGAAGAGCGGCAAAGAGATTGAGGCTGTGTATTTTGCTTCCGAGTCTGGATTAGCAGAGCAATACCCTCCACTCTCACTTCTTAAGGCATATCTCAGGAACTGTCGCAGAAATGCTAATAACATTTCAAGGAAGGCAAAATTTAATTCAGCTGCCGTG GAAAGAGCCAACAGCTCAGAGCTGGAAGCCACAAAGGCTATAATAAAATGTGTGGAAGACCACAAGCTTGAAGCAGAATTTTCTTTGGAAGGACTTAGAACACGGGTGACAGAGTTGGAGCAGGCCAAAGCAGAAAAGAAAAAGGGTACAGCTCCTTTGAGCAGCAAGCCTTCAAAAAAGCGGGCTCGTGGAAGTGGTACTGGCAGGAGCAGTGACCCATCCACCTCCCGGCCTGTTAAATCTGGAAGATTGTCGaatgcttcttcttcttctttccgCTCAAGGAATCCTCTTCAATCACATCAAGTGCCAGCAGCTAGATATTCAGGAGTACCACATACCTACACCAGCCAGATTGTGTATGAGGCACCTAGCACGGTCTCATATAATCCAGCTTATAGCGGTACTCACACCCAAAGTCCTGTTGCAGTCGCACCCCAATATGGATATGCACTTCAAGAAGCTGGAGCTTATAGCGGAACCCACACCCAAAGTCCGGTTGCACTTCCTCCGCAATATGGATATGCACATCAAGAAGCTGGAGTTAGTGGAGCACGGAGTTATGTTGGGTCATATGGAGGGCAGAGTGGTTATAGCGGGTATGATTATACTCATGCTGCTCCTGCATCTGCATACCCACCTTCATACCCCCCACAGTAG